DNA sequence from the Cohnella herbarum genome:
AATTATTTCAAATTTAGCAATTGTTTTACCATATTTAAGAAGGAATCTGCACTGATTTGTGGAATATTACACCAAGTCTTTCTGATAGGACAAAGGTGGTGAACATAGGTGCAAATTACAGACGTTAGACTCCGCCGCGTCAATTCGGAGGGGCGCATGAAAGCCATTGCTTCAATAACCATCGATAACGAATTCGTCGTCCACGACATTCGCGTTATTGATGGGAACAATGGAATGTTCGTCGCTATGCCGAGTAAACGGACTCCGGACGGGGAATTTCGGGATATCGCTCATCCGATTTCTTCTGGAACGCGCGAGAAGATTCAAGCTGCAGTACTTGCTGAATACGAACGTGCCGCACAAGAGGAAGAAGTTATGGTCGAAGGGGCATAATAATGAAAATTCGAAAAGAGGGCCCCTGCAGGCTCTCTTTTCATTTGCGCAAGAATAAGCTATGATTCTGGAGAAGTTTAATGATTGTTATAAAGCAATGAAAGGGGCTAACTACCCGATGAAAAAGATGGCGATTGTGCTTGCGGCGGGACAAGGCAAG
Encoded proteins:
- the spoVG gene encoding septation regulator SpoVG; the encoded protein is MQITDVRLRRVNSEGRMKAIASITIDNEFVVHDIRVIDGNNGMFVAMPSKRTPDGEFRDIAHPISSGTREKIQAAVLAEYERAAQEEEVMVEGA